In Fusarium oxysporum f. sp. lycopersici 4287 chromosome 2, whole genome shotgun sequence, a genomic segment contains:
- a CDS encoding aspartyl-tRNA synthetase gives MASQQAPSQSKSIDEYRALYKTYLEHCNAHDFEAMRSFYASPLVVNDKPITPEEATSSFQPMIDAFPDWHWNLRNLTIEGDYLSLLFKVTGTHKGEFRGYKATGRKMETNQFTLYHVVDGKFAQVWDLVDFDTLIAQIK, from the coding sequence ATGGCCAGTCAACAAGCACCCAGCCAATCCAAATCAATTGACGAGTATCGAGCGTTATACAAAACATATCTGGAACACTGCAACGCTCACGACTTTGAAGCGATGAGATCATTCTACGCGTCCCCTCTCGTCGTCAACGACAAACCAATAAccccagaagaagcaacatCTTCCTTCCAACCCATGATCGACGCATTTCCCGACTGGCACTGGAACCTGCGAAACCTCACCATCGAAGGCGACTatctttcccttcttttcaAAGTCACGGGAACTCACAAGGGGGAATTTCGAGGCTACAAAGCCACCGGCCGCAAAATGGAGACGAATCAATTCACGCTGTACCATGTCGTCGATGGAAAATTTGCCCAAGTCTGGGACCTGGTTGATTTCGATACCTTGATTGCACAGATCAAATAG